In Nonomuraea sp. NBC_00507, the following are encoded in one genomic region:
- a CDS encoding antibiotic biosynthesis monooxygenase family protein, which yields MTTTVELTRFRVAPEQADLLLAARPRMVADFQADRAGFLSAKLVRVSDGEWLDIVEWRTPEDFAASRAKGANLPGIQAFFDLIDELVSMEEGTIR from the coding sequence ATGACGACAACGGTGGAACTCACCAGGTTCCGTGTCGCACCCGAGCAGGCCGACCTGCTTTTGGCGGCACGCCCGCGGATGGTCGCGGACTTCCAGGCCGATCGGGCGGGATTCCTGAGCGCCAAGCTGGTCCGCGTGTCCGACGGCGAGTGGCTGGACATCGTGGAGTGGCGCACGCCAGAGGACTTCGCCGCCTCCCGCGCCAAAGGCGCGAACCTGCCTGGCATCCAGGCCTTTTTCGATCTGATCGACGAGCTCGTGTCCATGGAAGAGGGGACAATACGATGA
- the dnaN gene encoding DNA polymerase III subunit beta, with amino-acid sequence MKIRVNRDVLAEAVAWAARVLPSRPVVPVLSGLLLEAGEDLSLSAFDYDVSARAVINADVAEEGSVLIPGRLLAEISRSLPADDVEIVTEGPEAVLTCGSAEFGLVTMPVEDFPSLPTMPPAIGAVGGGVFASAVGQVAPAASRDDTLPMLTGIRVDIDGESVAMAATDRYRIGARDFTWRPASPDVAVSAMVPARVLVEVAKSLRGGEVWIAMGDGVAGFESVGRSTTVRLLDEQFIDYRARLTNDWSIRADVPVTPFVNAIKRVALVAERNTAIRLSFTQGQVLIQAGGGDIGRGTEVVECELRGEDIQIAFQSQFLLDGLVGIESDLARINMESPTRPALIQDVPGDAAPSFRYLVMSLRQQ; translated from the coding sequence GTGAAAATCCGGGTTAACCGCGATGTACTCGCAGAGGCGGTGGCGTGGGCTGCCCGAGTCCTGCCCAGCCGCCCTGTAGTGCCCGTCCTGTCCGGGCTCCTGCTGGAGGCAGGCGAGGATCTGAGCCTGTCCGCGTTCGACTACGACGTCTCCGCCCGGGCCGTGATCAACGCCGACGTGGCCGAGGAAGGCAGCGTGCTGATCCCCGGCCGGCTCTTGGCCGAGATCAGCCGGAGCCTCCCCGCGGACGACGTGGAGATCGTCACCGAAGGCCCTGAGGCGGTGCTGACCTGTGGCAGTGCCGAGTTCGGGCTCGTCACGATGCCGGTCGAGGACTTTCCGAGCCTGCCCACGATGCCGCCGGCCATCGGCGCCGTCGGCGGCGGCGTGTTCGCCTCGGCCGTCGGCCAGGTCGCGCCCGCCGCCAGCCGCGACGACACGCTGCCGATGCTCACCGGCATCAGGGTCGACATCGACGGCGAGTCCGTGGCGATGGCGGCGACCGACCGCTACCGCATCGGGGCCCGCGACTTCACCTGGCGTCCGGCCAGTCCTGACGTGGCCGTCTCCGCGATGGTGCCGGCCCGGGTGCTGGTCGAGGTGGCCAAGTCGCTGCGCGGCGGCGAGGTATGGATCGCGATGGGCGACGGGGTGGCCGGGTTCGAGAGCGTGGGGCGCAGCACGACGGTGCGGCTGCTCGACGAGCAGTTCATCGACTACCGTGCCAGGCTGACCAACGACTGGTCGATCAGGGCCGACGTGCCGGTGACGCCGTTCGTCAACGCGATCAAGCGGGTGGCGCTGGTGGCCGAGCGCAACACCGCCATCCGGCTGTCGTTCACGCAGGGGCAGGTGCTGATCCAGGCGGGTGGCGGCGACATCGGGCGCGGCACCGAGGTGGTCGAGTGCGAGCTGCGGGGTGAGGACATCCAGATCGCCTTCCAGTCACAGTTCCTGCTGGACGGGCTGGTGGGGATCGAGAGCGACCTGGCCCGCATCAACATGGAGTCGCCGACCAGGCCCGCCCTCATCCAGGACGTTCCGGGCGACGCCGCCCCGTCCTTCCGCTACCTGGTCATGTCTCTCCGCCAGCAGTAA
- a CDS encoding LuxR C-terminal-related transcriptional regulator: MPMNRVLIAEDLYLLRDGLVHLLQAHGFDVVAAVESGPELLKGLLELRPDVSIVDVRLPPTFTDEGLQAALEARKSVPGLPILVLSQHVEQLYARELLADGTGGIGYLLKDRVFNAEQFIDAVRRVAKGGTAMDPEVIAKLLASNARHEPLAALTPREREVLEAMAEGRSNAAISQRLYLSESAVAKHTANIFAKLGLAPSDDDNRRVLAVLAYLNSRS, from the coding sequence ATGCCTATGAACCGCGTGCTCATCGCCGAGGACCTCTACCTGCTCAGAGACGGCCTGGTGCACCTGCTGCAGGCCCACGGCTTCGACGTCGTCGCCGCGGTGGAATCCGGCCCCGAACTGCTGAAGGGCCTGCTCGAGCTGCGCCCGGACGTCTCGATCGTCGACGTGCGGCTGCCGCCCACGTTCACCGACGAGGGCCTGCAGGCGGCGCTCGAGGCCAGGAAGTCCGTGCCGGGCCTGCCGATCCTCGTGCTGTCCCAGCACGTCGAGCAGCTGTATGCCCGCGAGCTGCTGGCCGACGGCACAGGCGGGATCGGCTACCTGCTCAAGGATCGGGTCTTCAACGCCGAGCAGTTCATCGACGCGGTACGCAGGGTCGCCAAAGGCGGCACCGCCATGGACCCGGAGGTCATCGCCAAGCTGCTGGCCAGCAACGCCAGGCACGAGCCGCTGGCCGCGCTCACGCCGAGGGAGCGGGAGGTGCTCGAGGCCATGGCGGAAGGGCGCTCCAACGCGGCGATCTCCCAGCGGCTCTACCTCAGCGAGAGCGCCGTCGCCAAGCACACCGCCAACATCTTCGCCAAGCTGGGCCTCGCGCCGTCGGACGACGACAACCGGCGGGTGCTGGCCGTGCTCGCGTACCTCAACAGCCGCAGCTGA
- a CDS encoding SDR family oxidoreductase, producing the protein MTILITGATGTVSSAVLRSLAGTEDVRVLVRDAAKAPSGVEVAVGDLHKPETLGQAFKGVDTLWLLTAMGPQAPHASMNAVWAARKAGVDHIVRMSAIGAAHDAPTRNGRLHALSDVELAASGLGWTVIRPAFFMQNLFGSVNGDTLYGATGEGRVSMIDVRDIGDFAAAVLRDPAPHKGKTYTLTGPASISLGDAAAALSKVYGTPIDYQPVTVDDAERAMRAAGLPEWDAAVTKEYLTAYAQGWGDYTTPAFTDVTGRPGRSFTDFAKDHADRLRSR; encoded by the coding sequence ATGACCATTTTGATCACCGGTGCCACCGGCACCGTTTCCAGCGCGGTGCTGCGGTCCTTGGCGGGCACGGAGGATGTGCGGGTCCTGGTGCGGGACGCGGCGAAGGCGCCGTCCGGTGTGGAGGTAGCGGTCGGCGACTTGCACAAACCTGAGACGCTCGGCCAGGCGTTCAAGGGCGTGGACACGTTGTGGTTGCTGACCGCGATGGGCCCGCAGGCTCCCCATGCCAGCATGAACGCCGTCTGGGCGGCCAGAAAGGCCGGGGTGGACCACATCGTGCGCATGTCGGCCATCGGTGCCGCCCACGACGCGCCGACCCGCAACGGCCGGCTGCACGCCCTGTCCGACGTCGAGCTCGCGGCCTCGGGTCTCGGCTGGACCGTCATCCGCCCGGCCTTCTTCATGCAGAACCTTTTCGGCTCGGTGAACGGCGACACCCTCTACGGCGCGACGGGCGAGGGCCGGGTGAGCATGATCGACGTACGCGACATCGGCGACTTCGCCGCCGCGGTCCTGCGTGATCCGGCGCCGCACAAGGGCAAGACTTACACTCTCACGGGCCCGGCCAGCATCTCACTGGGGGACGCGGCCGCCGCACTGAGCAAGGTGTACGGCACGCCGATCGACTACCAGCCGGTCACCGTGGACGACGCGGAGCGTGCGATGCGAGCGGCCGGGCTGCCGGAGTGGGATGCGGCGGTCACCAAGGAATACCTCACGGCGTACGCCCAGGGCTGGGGCGACTACACCACGCCGGCGTTCACGGACGTGACGGGCCGCCCCGGCAGGTCATTCACCGACTTCGCGAAAGATCACGCCGACCGGCTCAGGAGTCGGTGA
- a CDS encoding sensor histidine kinase, whose amino-acid sequence MLLRRLGQVTVLLALLVVEVPLILLSVVMLVLAVAMGMVFLFQPQVRMVRRLAELNRRLLRAWTGIPVEAPYLPKPPPPVPGLDGMYRSDRTLYRTPRIPAWNDRWKWMITDPATWRDDLWLLLDPLAKAALLPLLVLAPELGLRLYALWSNLLLGATAASRLASQVSHLKRTRNLATDSQAAEMRRIERDLHDGTQARLVAIGMTLGAAEELMDKDPSAAKALLAKARDASSDTLTELRRVIRGIHPPVLAERGLGDAVRALAMDSPMRVTVDVDLPHRPEAPVEAAAYFAVSELLSNAARHGDAKTATVDLSSNGPDLRITVTDDGMGGADPAKGSGLAGIERRLAAFDGVLALNSPPGGPTTVTMELPRALPEHWSGDLGRLPRRKAILLGFLWATAWCPTFPQGFVPAIFKIIDFDEKSWFLALHLPEVWQWPTIIGMIVLGLSMHVMAIRIPATHNRERWMVEATPTKPWRPCL is encoded by the coding sequence ATGCTTTTGCGGAGGTTAGGTCAGGTCACGGTGCTGCTCGCGCTGCTCGTCGTCGAGGTGCCGCTGATCCTCCTGTCCGTGGTCATGCTGGTCCTGGCGGTGGCGATGGGCATGGTCTTCCTGTTCCAGCCGCAGGTTCGGATGGTCAGGAGGCTGGCCGAGCTCAACAGGCGGCTCCTGCGCGCGTGGACGGGCATCCCGGTCGAGGCCCCGTACCTGCCCAAGCCCCCGCCTCCCGTGCCGGGACTGGACGGGATGTACCGCTCAGATCGCACCCTCTACCGGACGCCGCGCATCCCCGCCTGGAACGATCGCTGGAAGTGGATGATCACTGACCCGGCGACCTGGCGCGACGACCTCTGGCTGCTGCTGGACCCGCTGGCCAAGGCGGCGTTGCTGCCGCTGCTCGTCCTGGCCCCGGAGCTGGGCCTGCGGCTCTACGCGCTCTGGAGCAACCTGCTGCTCGGCGCGACGGCCGCGAGCCGCCTGGCCAGCCAGGTGAGCCATCTCAAGCGCACCCGCAACCTGGCGACCGACTCGCAGGCGGCCGAGATGCGCAGGATCGAACGCGACCTGCATGACGGCACGCAGGCCAGGCTGGTGGCGATCGGCATGACGCTCGGCGCCGCCGAGGAGCTGATGGACAAGGACCCGTCGGCGGCCAAGGCGCTGCTGGCCAAGGCCAGGGACGCCTCCTCCGACACGCTGACCGAGCTGCGCAGGGTCATCCGTGGCATCCACCCTCCAGTACTGGCCGAACGCGGACTGGGCGACGCCGTCCGCGCCCTGGCCATGGACAGTCCGATGCGGGTCACCGTGGACGTCGACCTGCCGCACCGGCCGGAGGCGCCGGTCGAGGCGGCGGCGTACTTCGCCGTCAGCGAGCTGCTCTCCAACGCCGCCCGGCACGGCGACGCCAAGACGGCGACCGTGGACCTCAGCTCCAACGGCCCTGACCTGCGCATCACGGTCACCGACGACGGCATGGGCGGCGCCGATCCGGCCAAGGGCAGCGGCCTGGCAGGCATCGAGCGGAGGCTGGCGGCGTTCGACGGTGTGCTCGCGCTGAACAGCCCGCCCGGCGGCCCCACCACGGTGACGATGGAGCTGCCCCGGGCGCTGCCCGAGCACTGGTCGGGCGATCTGGGCAGGCTTCCACGCCGAAAGGCGATCCTGCTCGGCTTCCTGTGGGCGACGGCCTGGTGCCCGACGTTCCCGCAGGGGTTCGTGCCGGCCATCTTCAAGATCATCGACTTTGACGAGAAGTCCTGGTTCCTGGCGCTGCACCTCCCCGAGGTCTGGCAGTGGCCGACGATCATCGGCATGATCGTGCTCGGCCTTAGCATGCACGTCATGGCCATTCGTATCCCCGCGACCCACAACAGGGAGCGCTGGATGGTGGAAGCGACCCCGACCAAGCCCTGGCGCCCATGCCTATGA
- a CDS encoding MarR family winged helix-turn-helix transcriptional regulator: protein MRRSQRKQEEPDLGILSSRTLFSLQRELFTRLSEQGHPQVRPRHGAVIAYLDEEGSRATDLAAQSGQHKQVIGTLVDELVELGYVERRPDPADRRAKLIVPTEKGRDHMAKSDAILAAMEAEHAQAVGEQAYADFKRVFKAVADRQTGKDRTDVPPRN, encoded by the coding sequence GTGCGCAGGAGCCAGCGCAAGCAGGAGGAGCCCGATCTCGGCATTCTGTCCAGCCGGACCCTTTTCAGCCTGCAGCGGGAGCTGTTCACCCGGCTGAGCGAGCAGGGGCATCCGCAGGTGCGGCCACGGCACGGTGCGGTGATCGCCTACCTGGACGAGGAAGGCAGCAGGGCCACCGACCTGGCGGCGCAGTCCGGGCAGCACAAGCAGGTGATCGGCACCCTGGTGGACGAGCTGGTGGAGCTCGGGTATGTGGAACGCCGGCCGGACCCGGCCGACCGCCGTGCCAAGCTGATCGTGCCTACCGAGAAGGGCCGCGATCACATGGCCAAGTCGGACGCGATCCTCGCCGCGATGGAGGCGGAGCATGCGCAGGCGGTGGGTGAGCAGGCGTATGCGGACTTCAAGCGGGTCTTCAAGGCAGTGGCCGACCGCCAAACCGGAAAGGACCGCACCGACGTGCCACCCCGGAACTGA